One Chitinispirillum alkaliphilum genomic window carries:
- a CDS encoding Peptidase M48 Ste24p — protein MKKTAAVSITVLYLLYSCVPVPLTGRRQLQLISRGEMLQLGAQSYNNYTEQHQTITGTPEAEMVERVGNNIRLAVEDYLQQQNDIGRLEGYQWQFTLFDDTTVNAWVMPGGRVGINSGILPVAQDETGLAVIMGHEIGHAVAEHANERMSQLLLIQLGGMVLSEALSEHPHITQQLALVAFGVGAQLGILLPYSRLHESEADHLGLIFMAMAGYDPRQAVPFWERMIEMRQVAEPPEFLSTHPSDQERINNIQTIIPEALEYYEN, from the coding sequence ATGAAAAAAACTGCAGCTGTAAGCATAACTGTTCTGTACCTGCTCTACTCCTGTGTACCGGTTCCTCTCACCGGAAGACGACAACTTCAGCTCATATCAAGAGGCGAAATGCTTCAATTAGGTGCCCAGTCCTATAATAATTATACAGAACAACACCAGACCATAACTGGCACTCCTGAAGCTGAGATGGTAGAGAGAGTCGGTAATAATATAAGACTGGCAGTGGAGGATTATCTTCAGCAGCAAAATGATATAGGAAGATTGGAGGGGTACCAATGGCAGTTTACACTTTTCGATGACACTACAGTGAATGCCTGGGTGATGCCCGGGGGAAGGGTGGGGATCAATAGTGGAATACTGCCTGTTGCACAGGATGAAACCGGGTTGGCTGTTATCATGGGACATGAGATAGGGCATGCGGTGGCAGAGCATGCAAATGAACGAATGAGCCAGCTACTCCTTATACAGCTTGGGGGAATGGTTCTTAGTGAGGCACTCTCTGAGCATCCGCATATTACACAGCAGCTTGCCCTGGTCGCTTTCGGAGTGGGGGCACAATTGGGCATACTTTTACCATACAGCAGACTTCATGAATCGGAAGCCGATCATTTAGGGCTTATTTTTATGGCTATGGCTGGGTATGACCCCAGACAAGCTGTTCCGTTCTGGGAGAGAATGATAGAGATGAGACAGGTTGCTGAACCGCCTGAATTCCTAAGTACTCACCCCTCCGATCAGGAGAGGATAAATAATATACAGACAATAATCCCAGAAGCATTGGAGTATTACGAAAATTAA
- a CDS encoding Halocyanin: MNLKNYAGTLVFIVSITLAGCNRSAAQNGSESEMDNPPVIIEMTQLRFEPQSVTVPVNGTVKWINTSGTNHTVTADSSLADDPSNVVLPDGAEPFNSNTLEPDEEFEYSFTVPGRYRYFCIPHEHLGMIGEVIVEP; this comes from the coding sequence ATGAATTTAAAGAATTATGCAGGAACTCTTGTTTTTATCGTGTCAATTACACTTGCAGGCTGTAACAGATCTGCTGCTCAAAATGGTTCTGAATCAGAAATGGACAATCCGCCTGTCATTATAGAAATGACCCAGTTGAGGTTCGAACCGCAAAGTGTAACTGTACCTGTTAACGGTACAGTGAAATGGATTAACACTTCTGGCACAAATCACACTGTAACAGCTGATTCCTCTTTAGCTGATGATCCGTCAAATGTGGTTCTTCCTGATGGGGCCGAACCATTTAATTCAAACACCCTGGAGCCCGATGAAGAGTTTGAATACAGTTTTACCGTTCCGGGGAGATACAGATATTTTTGCATACCTCATGAGCATTTGGGAATGATTGGAGAGGTAATTGTTGAGCCATGA
- a CDS encoding quinoprotein glucose dehydrogenase — protein MRLCRVVNVFTFTVLVLTTVLYSCNQEIWLENEGDYVVTNLEIPWAIDFLPSGEMIFTQRPGSVSIHAEGDIKIVGEIGVAHIGEGGLLGIAVDPDFEQNNHIFIYYTYQNGAFFNRISRFTLNDTLEEETIIIDSIPGAAIHNGGRIRFGPDGLLYATTGDADQPHLSGDTLSLAGKILRLEKDGSVPDDNPFDNYVYALGLRNPQGLAWRRDTLYVSSHGPVRRDEIHRVEKGMDYLWPLTCDETELAYRCYTDFTLAPSGIEIVDELLFVTGLRGNQLRRIDLGTGEEGALLTHLGRLRDVVHHNGSLYICTSNRDGRGIQGADDDKIVRFDILHLGEL, from the coding sequence ATGAGATTATGCAGAGTTGTGAACGTATTCACCTTTACAGTATTAGTGCTGACCACTGTTTTGTATTCCTGTAATCAGGAAATATGGCTTGAAAATGAAGGTGACTATGTTGTTACAAATCTTGAAATCCCCTGGGCTATTGACTTCTTACCTTCCGGAGAGATGATTTTCACACAACGTCCTGGCAGTGTGAGTATACACGCTGAAGGGGATATAAAAATTGTGGGTGAAATCGGGGTGGCGCATATCGGAGAAGGGGGATTGTTGGGGATTGCTGTTGACCCCGATTTTGAACAGAATAATCATATCTTTATTTACTATACTTACCAAAATGGGGCCTTTTTCAATCGCATATCCAGATTCACTCTCAATGACACCCTTGAAGAGGAAACCATTATTATTGACAGTATTCCCGGAGCAGCCATACACAATGGTGGAAGAATACGGTTTGGCCCCGATGGTCTCTTGTATGCCACAACAGGAGATGCCGACCAGCCACACTTATCAGGAGATACTCTCAGCCTTGCCGGGAAAATCCTCCGATTAGAAAAAGACGGATCGGTCCCTGATGATAATCCTTTCGACAACTATGTATATGCTCTTGGGCTGAGAAACCCCCAGGGGTTGGCGTGGAGGAGAGATACGCTTTACGTCTCGAGTCATGGTCCGGTGCGCAGGGATGAGATCCATCGGGTGGAGAAAGGAATGGATTATCTCTGGCCTCTTACCTGTGATGAGACTGAATTGGCCTACCGTTGTTACACTGATTTTACACTTGCCCCTTCAGGCATAGAAATAGTCGATGAACTTTTGTTTGTGACTGGTCTGAGAGGTAATCAGCTTAGACGGATTGATCTTGGCACTGGTGAAGAAGGTGCTCTTCTGACACACCTGGGAAGGCTCCGTGATGTCGTACACCATAATGGGTCACTTTATATATGTACAAGCAACAGGGATGGCAGAGGGATTCAGGGAGCCGATGATGACAAAATTGTTAGGTTTGATATTCTGCATTTGGGGGAATTATGA
- a CDS encoding proteinase inhibitor I4, serpin, producing the protein MKSISLHFTLLLTTLLTVVCSLNAHQTETENSVEKLSKGNTSFAVDLYHKLRTAEGNIFFSPYSISSVMGMVYGGSHGNTEEEIRRVLNFSQDQNSLHASFKKLNKKLIRTASEQDQVLRIANGLCLTGENELSEDFKDLLKRYYDAEVFDGDLEKINSWVNHKTEGKIEQILESLNPYSVAVLLNAIYFNGTWDEEFDTDKTHDAPFYVSPERQSNASLMYRKGHYRYLGSDRFKVVSIPYKGEAVSMVVLLPTEKYGLEELEEQFTPKTLSFILSELDSQIPQEIELYFPKFDLETEYNLKSVFQKLGISDAFRYGEADFSGMGWPKGELWISQIKHNAAIDVNEEGTEAAAATAVEFRTVSIRNYPQFRADHPFLFLIRDNQTGSILFMGRVTDPVR; encoded by the coding sequence ATGAAGTCAATTTCTCTGCATTTTACCCTATTATTAACAACTCTTCTTACCGTAGTTTGTTCCCTTAATGCCCATCAAACCGAAACAGAAAACTCCGTGGAAAAATTATCTAAAGGTAACACGTCCTTTGCTGTTGACCTTTATCACAAACTCCGCACAGCAGAAGGCAACATATTCTTTTCACCCTATTCCATATCATCTGTGATGGGAATGGTGTATGGTGGTTCTCACGGAAATACCGAAGAAGAGATAAGGAGAGTACTTAATTTCTCTCAGGATCAGAATTCTCTCCATGCCTCATTCAAAAAACTGAATAAAAAACTGATCCGCACAGCTTCAGAACAAGACCAGGTTCTTCGAATAGCAAACGGTTTGTGCCTTACAGGGGAAAATGAGTTGAGTGAAGATTTTAAGGATCTGTTGAAGAGATACTACGATGCAGAAGTCTTTGATGGAGATCTTGAAAAAATAAACAGTTGGGTAAACCATAAAACCGAGGGGAAAATCGAGCAGATTTTGGAATCCCTTAACCCCTATTCTGTTGCAGTTCTTCTTAATGCAATTTATTTCAACGGTACCTGGGATGAGGAATTTGACACAGACAAAACACACGATGCCCCCTTTTATGTTTCACCAGAAAGGCAAAGCAATGCATCTCTTATGTACAGAAAGGGACATTACAGATATCTCGGGTCTGACCGGTTCAAAGTTGTCTCAATCCCATACAAAGGTGAAGCTGTAAGTATGGTTGTGCTTCTCCCCACAGAGAAATACGGATTAGAAGAATTAGAAGAACAGTTTACACCTAAAACACTCAGTTTTATTCTTTCTGAGCTGGATTCACAGATCCCTCAAGAAATAGAACTGTATTTTCCCAAATTCGACCTCGAGACAGAATACAATCTAAAGAGCGTTTTTCAGAAGCTTGGGATCAGTGATGCTTTCAGATATGGGGAAGCTGATTTTTCCGGAATGGGATGGCCTAAAGGGGAACTTTGGATTTCACAGATCAAACATAATGCAGCAATCGATGTCAATGAAGAGGGGACCGAAGCTGCAGCTGCTACAGCTGTTGAGTTTAGAACCGTATCGATCAGAAATTACCCGCAATTCCGGGCTGATCATCCCTTTCTGTTTCTGATCCGGGATAATCAAACCGGTTCCATTCTTTTTATGGGCAGAGTTACAGATCCCGTCAGGTAA
- a CDS encoding Chemotaxis protein methyltransferase CheR has protein sequence MQNGNKSECTVFLKEMLPKMNMRYEGYRKVRKRVCKRISRRIEELGLNNFNHYLRYIQTNPEEVRMLDSVLRITITRFFRDWKIFESLSDYIFPEFIKRSHSQGNPRIDIWSAGCAAGQEPYTVWMIYDQCRKALGTNTPELKIVATDIDPRQIKRAKEGRFKSSELKELPDQFREHYFTKSSRVEEYYINRTVIENVEFCSQDIRQELPNGKFDLILCRNLVFTYFNENFQREITSRIVNKLNPGGYLVVGSHESVPDNSQRFLITDLDRRIYKKASSAQPG, from the coding sequence ATGCAAAATGGGAATAAAAGTGAATGTACTGTTTTTCTCAAGGAAATGCTCCCTAAAATGAACATGAGATATGAGGGGTACAGAAAGGTTCGTAAACGGGTTTGTAAAAGGATTAGCAGAAGAATAGAAGAATTAGGGTTAAACAATTTCAACCATTACCTTAGATATATTCAGACTAATCCCGAAGAGGTGAGAATGTTGGATTCTGTTTTGAGAATTACAATAACCCGCTTTTTTCGGGACTGGAAAATATTTGAATCTCTTTCAGATTATATATTTCCGGAATTTATTAAAAGATCCCATAGTCAAGGTAATCCAAGGATTGACATTTGGTCTGCGGGGTGTGCTGCCGGACAGGAACCTTACACAGTATGGATGATCTATGATCAATGCCGTAAAGCTTTGGGCACTAACACCCCGGAGTTGAAAATAGTAGCTACCGATATAGATCCCCGCCAGATTAAACGGGCAAAGGAGGGACGGTTTAAATCGAGTGAGCTTAAAGAGCTACCCGATCAGTTCAGGGAACATTATTTCACCAAATCCTCAAGGGTTGAGGAGTACTATATAAACAGAACAGTCATCGAAAATGTTGAGTTCTGCTCTCAGGATATCAGGCAGGAGCTGCCCAACGGAAAATTTGATTTAATACTGTGCAGAAATCTGGTGTTTACTTATTTCAATGAGAATTTTCAAAGGGAAATCACATCCCGAATCGTAAATAAGCTTAATCCCGGTGGGTATCTTGTGGTTGGCTCTCATGAATCTGTACCGGATAATTCACAAAGATTCCTTATCACAGATCTTGACCGCAGAATATATAAAAAAGCATCGTCAGCGCAGCCAGGATAA
- a CDS encoding Cytochrome P450, translating into MPEVPSTKLPESTIALLLNGYDYISRTCDSLKTDIFQTRLLMEKFYCIRGEDAAQLFYDNERFQRKGVMPKRVQNTLLGRKGVQSLDGNAHRWRKEMFMSLMSPKRIQDLTTLAEKHWRAYAKKWERMEKVTLFYEAEEIICRAVCDWSGVDLKESQVNKRTKDFSAMIDASGGAGPRFWRGRFGRVRTEKWMQELIKNTRKGSISPPAESALHQISNFHDINGELLPSHIAAVELMNIIRPTIAVARFITFAAVAIKEYPQTSKKLRKDDKYVEYFVQEVRRFYPFFPFIAARVRKEFKWNGYIFPRGRKVMLDLYGTDRDPKIWESPEHFMPERFKTWNKSAYNFIPQGGGNYSEHHRCPGEWITIELMKSAVRFLTRSLEYRVPPQNLNISHLRIPAIPKSRFVMSCVKLLD; encoded by the coding sequence ATGCCAGAGGTACCATCAACAAAACTTCCCGAAAGTACAATAGCTCTCCTGCTCAACGGCTACGATTATATATCCCGAACATGCGATAGCCTCAAAACAGATATTTTCCAGACAAGACTCCTGATGGAAAAGTTCTATTGCATACGGGGCGAAGATGCAGCGCAGCTCTTTTACGACAATGAAAGATTTCAACGCAAAGGTGTTATGCCCAAAAGGGTCCAAAATACACTTCTTGGCAGAAAAGGAGTTCAAAGCCTGGATGGAAATGCTCACAGATGGCGAAAAGAGATGTTTATGTCCCTGATGAGCCCTAAGAGGATTCAGGACCTTACAACTTTAGCTGAAAAACACTGGCGAGCTTATGCAAAGAAATGGGAACGGATGGAAAAGGTAACTCTCTTTTACGAAGCGGAAGAGATAATCTGCCGCGCGGTATGCGACTGGTCAGGTGTGGACCTAAAGGAATCGCAAGTAAATAAACGCACTAAAGATTTCAGTGCTATGATTGATGCTTCCGGGGGCGCGGGCCCAAGATTCTGGCGTGGAAGATTTGGAAGAGTACGAACAGAAAAGTGGATGCAAGAATTGATCAAAAATACGAGAAAAGGATCTATCTCCCCCCCTGCAGAGAGTGCACTACATCAGATATCCAATTTTCATGATATCAATGGTGAGCTTCTGCCTTCGCATATAGCTGCTGTCGAATTAATGAATATCATAAGACCCACGATTGCAGTAGCCAGATTTATCACCTTTGCTGCAGTGGCAATAAAAGAATACCCGCAAACATCAAAAAAACTCAGAAAAGATGATAAATACGTAGAATATTTTGTACAGGAAGTTAGAAGGTTTTATCCGTTCTTTCCATTTATTGCTGCAAGAGTGCGCAAGGAGTTCAAATGGAACGGCTACATTTTCCCCAGAGGCAGAAAAGTAATGCTCGATCTTTACGGTACAGACCGAGATCCAAAAATATGGGAATCACCGGAACACTTTATGCCTGAGAGATTTAAAACCTGGAACAAGAGCGCTTATAATTTTATACCTCAGGGAGGTGGAAATTATTCAGAACACCATAGATGTCCAGGAGAGTGGATCACTATAGAATTGATGAAGAGTGCGGTTAGATTTCTCACCAGATCCCTTGAATACAGAGTACCTCCGCAAAATCTCAATATCTCACATCTGAGGATACCTGCAATACCTAAAAGTAGATTTGTGATGAGTTGTGTTAAATTGCTGGATTAG
- a CDS encoding heavy metal translocating P-type ATPase, with the protein MEQKVRNTEVSEEISLSIEGMSCASCALNLEKALTELNGVKRANVNFASQKAYLKFNPEMVNIAEIIKEVEKSGYGAKNQTESTENTISLKIAGMSCSSCAANLEKMLSETDGVDSATVNFAAETALIVYQPDIIGVAHLQKIVKKAGYRVEETTQQEERQDSGVLVAKNRMVISAILSSVMMSLMMVHMFVGRIPGYLLFTAVIGFPVIFLNGIHVHKAALGAIIKKRPNMDVLVSMGSAPPYLLGLLGFFFPVQTFIEMATTIMTFHLIGKYLETRAKGKASHAIRKLVQMGAKTARVIDDGVEQEVPVAELRVGQVMIVRPGEKIPTDGIVTDGSSLIDESMATGESMPVKRGKGDEVIGATINKQGLLKVKVSKVGSDTFLSQVIKMVEQCQGSKVPIQEFADRVTGYFVPAILALTALTFISFNIFPGFHLAIIEWGAQFLPWVNPDLSVWTLSFITATAVLVIACPCALGLGTPTALMVGSGMGAERGILIRNGEAVQTLRGIKCIAFDKTGTITKGKPELTDVVSENKTSEEILYYAASVEHGSEHPLSFAITEAARERKLHPGEVKEFRSVSGKGVEGIVNGRNVLVGNSKLMDDNGVNCAYLNKELQELEDQAKTAMIIAVEGEVFGIIAVADTIKEESVNSIGELERMGIRTAMITGDNERTASAIARKVGISHVIAGVLPEGKVDEIQRLQKEFGMVAMVGDGINDAPALKQANVGIAIGTGTDIAIEAADVTLVRGELGSIISAIKLSNETFRKIKQNFFYAWLYNSVAIPIAMLGLLHPMIGVAAMSMSSLNVVYNSLGLKKKNISPSYLN; encoded by the coding sequence ATGGAGCAAAAAGTCAGAAATACTGAAGTTAGCGAAGAGATAAGTTTGAGCATTGAAGGGATGTCATGTGCGAGTTGTGCTCTAAACCTTGAAAAAGCGCTCACCGAACTAAACGGTGTAAAACGGGCAAATGTGAATTTCGCATCACAGAAGGCATACCTAAAATTCAATCCGGAAATGGTGAACATTGCAGAAATTATAAAAGAGGTAGAAAAGAGCGGTTACGGAGCGAAAAATCAAACTGAAAGCACAGAGAACACTATATCTCTAAAGATCGCAGGCATGAGCTGCAGCAGTTGCGCTGCTAATCTGGAAAAAATGTTAAGTGAAACGGATGGTGTAGACAGTGCAACAGTTAATTTCGCTGCAGAAACCGCCTTAATTGTATATCAGCCAGATATTATCGGAGTCGCCCACCTTCAGAAGATCGTAAAAAAAGCCGGCTACAGGGTTGAGGAAACCACACAGCAGGAAGAACGCCAAGACTCCGGGGTTTTGGTTGCGAAGAATAGGATGGTGATTTCAGCGATTCTCTCTTCGGTCATGATGAGTCTGATGATGGTACACATGTTTGTGGGAAGGATACCCGGGTATCTGCTTTTTACAGCGGTCATAGGATTTCCTGTTATTTTTTTGAATGGAATTCATGTACATAAGGCAGCATTGGGAGCAATAATCAAAAAACGTCCGAACATGGATGTACTTGTCTCAATGGGATCGGCACCACCATATCTTCTTGGACTGCTTGGTTTTTTCTTTCCAGTTCAGACCTTTATAGAAATGGCCACCACCATAATGACTTTTCATCTCATAGGCAAATACCTAGAAACGAGAGCAAAAGGAAAAGCTTCACATGCGATAAGAAAGTTGGTGCAGATGGGTGCCAAGACGGCCAGAGTTATTGATGATGGGGTGGAGCAGGAGGTTCCGGTCGCCGAATTGAGAGTCGGTCAGGTGATGATAGTTCGGCCGGGAGAAAAAATCCCTACTGACGGCATAGTCACTGATGGCTCATCTTTAATTGATGAATCAATGGCGACCGGAGAATCTATGCCGGTTAAAAGAGGAAAAGGGGATGAGGTAATCGGTGCTACCATCAACAAACAGGGCTTGTTAAAAGTGAAGGTGTCAAAGGTGGGAAGTGACACATTCCTTTCACAGGTGATAAAAATGGTTGAACAGTGCCAGGGATCCAAAGTTCCGATCCAGGAGTTTGCTGACAGGGTCACCGGGTATTTTGTCCCTGCGATACTTGCACTGACAGCCCTTACGTTCATTTCGTTCAACATTTTTCCCGGCTTTCATTTGGCAATAATCGAATGGGGCGCTCAGTTTCTACCTTGGGTGAATCCGGATTTATCTGTTTGGACACTCTCCTTCATTACAGCTACTGCTGTGCTTGTAATTGCCTGCCCGTGTGCTCTTGGACTCGGTACTCCTACTGCACTGATGGTTGGAAGTGGAATGGGAGCAGAAAGGGGAATATTAATCAGAAATGGAGAAGCTGTACAGACCTTGCGGGGCATCAAATGCATTGCATTCGATAAAACGGGAACTATCACCAAAGGCAAACCAGAATTGACGGATGTTGTATCTGAAAATAAAACTTCAGAGGAGATTCTCTATTATGCCGCAAGTGTGGAGCATGGCTCTGAACATCCACTTTCATTCGCTATTACAGAAGCTGCCAGGGAGAGAAAACTACATCCCGGAGAGGTGAAGGAATTCAGATCCGTTTCCGGTAAGGGCGTCGAGGGGATAGTGAATGGCAGAAACGTTCTGGTAGGAAACTCAAAATTGATGGATGATAATGGGGTGAATTGCGCTTATCTGAATAAAGAGTTGCAGGAATTGGAGGATCAGGCCAAAACTGCAATGATTATTGCTGTCGAGGGAGAGGTCTTCGGTATAATCGCTGTGGCTGATACAATAAAAGAGGAGTCGGTGAACTCAATCGGGGAGCTTGAGCGGATGGGTATTCGCACTGCCATGATAACAGGGGATAATGAAAGAACAGCATCTGCCATCGCCAGAAAAGTGGGAATCAGCCACGTTATAGCCGGGGTTTTGCCTGAAGGGAAAGTGGATGAGATCCAGAGGCTTCAAAAGGAGTTTGGTATGGTAGCAATGGTTGGAGATGGTATAAACGATGCTCCGGCTTTGAAACAGGCTAATGTTGGTATCGCCATTGGAACCGGGACTGATATCGCCATTGAAGCGGCAGACGTAACTTTGGTCAGGGGGGAGCTTGGCTCTATTATCTCTGCAATCAAACTTTCCAATGAAACGTTCAGAAAGATAAAGCAGAACTTTTTTTATGCCTGGCTTTATAACTCTGTCGCTATTCCTATAGCAATGCTGGGGCTTCTTCATCCCATGATCGGTGTTGCGGCAATGTCGATGAGTTCTTTGAATGTTGTGTATAATTCGCTTGGATTGAAAAAGAAGAACATCAGTCCTTCCTATTTAAATTAG
- a CDS encoding Repressor CsoR of the copZA operon, translated as MSPGKKEDKFQDRKAHHSDLSKKNLTSRLNRIEGQIRGAKRMIETDTYCDDVLNQLASIQSALSGVSGLLIEYHIKSCVVEQIREGDTEVIDQLMKTIRRMAR; from the coding sequence ATGAGTCCTGGTAAAAAAGAGGATAAATTTCAGGATAGAAAAGCTCACCATTCTGATTTATCCAAAAAAAATCTGACCTCCAGGTTAAACAGAATTGAAGGGCAGATTCGTGGAGCTAAAAGAATGATCGAAACAGATACATACTGTGACGATGTTTTAAATCAGCTGGCCTCTATTCAATCGGCTCTGAGTGGTGTGAGTGGATTACTTATCGAGTATCATATCAAAAGTTGCGTTGTGGAGCAAATCCGTGAAGGGGATACAGAGGTAATTGATCAGCTGATGAAAACCATACGCAGAATGGCACGATGA